Proteins found in one Cellulomonas palmilytica genomic segment:
- a CDS encoding DUF6318 family protein: protein MHPTATTTTPPTPRPARRVLASGAVALTLAAALTGCTGGGTAAPTASATVPTTVAPTASASPTPSATPTPTALPSSAEDFSSIDLTVPPPRPDALDGPPSDEAAAEVARYFILMYPYAAATHDTTVFDELSYNDCGFCNRSLDKFREYEATGVETEGGAIIVHSAVAGEIYGNAFNATVTLSESPTRDVAPDGTVVDESPGLDDMVYDVGLKWYDGAWLVMSVTHA, encoded by the coding sequence GTGCACCCGACTGCGACGACCACGACGCCTCCGACCCCGCGCCCCGCCCGCCGCGTGCTCGCGTCCGGCGCGGTCGCGCTCACCCTGGCTGCCGCGCTCACCGGCTGCACGGGCGGCGGCACGGCCGCACCGACCGCGTCCGCCACGGTTCCGACGACGGTCGCCCCGACCGCGAGCGCCTCACCCACCCCGTCGGCGACGCCCACGCCGACCGCCCTCCCGAGCAGCGCGGAGGACTTCTCGTCGATCGACCTGACGGTCCCCCCGCCTCGCCCGGACGCCCTGGACGGACCGCCGAGCGATGAAGCAGCCGCCGAGGTCGCCCGCTACTTCATCCTGATGTACCCCTACGCGGCAGCGACGCACGACACAACGGTGTTCGACGAGCTCTCGTACAACGACTGCGGGTTCTGCAACCGGTCGCTCGACAAGTTTCGCGAGTACGAGGCGACGGGCGTCGAGACGGAGGGCGGCGCGATCATCGTGCATTCGGCGGTGGCCGGCGAGATCTACGGCAACGCCTTCAACGCCACGGTGACGCTCTCCGAGAGCCCCACGCGTGATGTCGCCCCGGACGGGACCGTGGTGGACGAGAGTCCTGGCCTCGACGACATGGTGTACGACGTCGGCCTGAAGTGGTACGACGGCGCGTGGCTCGTGATGTCGGTGACTCACGCGTGA
- the adhE gene encoding bifunctional acetaldehyde-CoA/alcohol dehydrogenase: MTTTSTNRPAKGRKPADAPALAVQSDEQVHAAIDALVANAAKALAEFESMTQEDVDRFVKKGAVAALDQHGQLAKLAVDETGRGVFEDKAVKNIFACEHVTHSMSNLKTVGVINVDELNGITEIAEPVGVIAGITPVTNPTSTAIFKSLISLKTRNPIIFAFHPNAQQSSIAAARVVRDAAVAAGAPEHCIQWVETPSLTATSALMNHPGVATILATGGNAMVKAAYSCGKPALGVGAGNVPAYVEKTAKLARAINDIVLSKAFDNGVICASEQAAILDDEIYDAAMVEFAKLHAYRATPAEKAKLEQFIFGVEAGGENCAGAKLNPAVVGKSPVWIAEQAGFTVPADTSIILAEVSGVGPDEPLTREKLCPVLAVLRAHSTEEGITLAERMVEFDGLGHSAAIHTRDDALTVEFGKRVKAIRVICNAPSSLGGIGDIYNAFIPSLTLGCGSYGHNSVSNNVSAVNLINVKRVGRRNNNLQWFKVPAKTYFEPNAIRYLADMAGIERVTIVTDTTMTALGFVDKVLDVLRRRSNSVAVQIIDEVEPEPSVRTVQKGAANMRHFKPDTIIALGGGSPMDAAKVMWLLYEHPEIVFSDLKQKFFDVRKRAFKFPVLGDLAKLVCIPTTSGTGAEVTPFAVISDPDAGKKYPLADYALTPTVAIIDPVLTSKMPRSLAADSGFDALTHATEAFVAVYANDFTDGMALQAIRLIFDNLAQSVNGDPADPATQDAREKMHNAGTIAGMAFGNAFLGIVHAMAHVIGSTYHLVHGRTNATLLPHVIRYNGTVPTKLTSWPKYESYVAPERFQQIAQTLGLPAATPEQGVESYALAVEALRAKVGIPSSFQAQGVDEQEFMSRLDEVAMGAYEDQCAPANPRMPMIDDMKDIMTAAYYGTSLEDVRGRKSGQEG; the protein is encoded by the coding sequence CGGTCGCGGCGCTCGACCAGCACGGTCAGCTGGCCAAGCTCGCGGTCGACGAGACGGGCCGCGGCGTCTTCGAGGACAAGGCCGTCAAGAACATCTTCGCGTGCGAGCACGTGACCCACTCGATGTCGAACCTCAAGACCGTCGGCGTCATCAACGTCGACGAGCTCAACGGCATCACCGAGATCGCCGAGCCCGTCGGGGTCATCGCGGGCATCACGCCGGTCACCAACCCGACGTCGACCGCGATCTTCAAGTCGCTCATCTCGCTGAAGACCCGCAACCCGATCATCTTCGCGTTCCACCCGAACGCGCAGCAGTCGTCGATCGCGGCGGCCCGCGTGGTGCGCGACGCCGCGGTGGCCGCAGGTGCGCCCGAGCACTGCATCCAGTGGGTCGAGACGCCGTCCCTCACCGCGACGAGCGCGCTCATGAACCACCCGGGCGTCGCGACGATCCTCGCGACCGGCGGCAACGCCATGGTCAAGGCCGCGTACTCGTGCGGCAAGCCCGCCCTGGGTGTCGGCGCCGGCAACGTCCCGGCGTACGTCGAGAAGACCGCCAAGCTCGCCCGCGCGATCAACGACATCGTGCTGAGCAAGGCGTTCGACAACGGCGTGATCTGCGCGTCCGAGCAGGCCGCGATCCTGGACGACGAGATCTACGACGCCGCCATGGTCGAGTTCGCCAAGCTGCACGCGTACCGCGCCACCCCGGCGGAGAAGGCCAAGCTCGAGCAGTTCATCTTCGGCGTCGAGGCCGGCGGCGAGAACTGCGCCGGCGCGAAGCTCAACCCCGCGGTCGTCGGCAAGTCGCCCGTGTGGATCGCCGAGCAGGCCGGGTTCACCGTCCCCGCGGACACGTCCATCATCCTCGCGGAGGTCTCGGGCGTCGGTCCCGACGAGCCCCTGACGCGCGAGAAGCTCTGCCCCGTCCTCGCGGTCCTGCGCGCGCACTCCACCGAGGAGGGCATCACGCTCGCCGAGCGCATGGTCGAGTTCGACGGCCTGGGCCACTCCGCCGCGATCCACACGCGCGACGACGCCCTGACCGTCGAGTTCGGCAAGCGCGTCAAGGCGATCCGCGTCATCTGCAACGCGCCCTCGTCGCTCGGCGGCATCGGCGACATCTACAACGCCTTCATCCCCTCGCTGACCCTCGGCTGCGGCTCCTACGGCCACAACTCGGTGTCCAACAACGTCTCGGCGGTGAACCTCATCAACGTCAAGCGCGTCGGTCGTCGGAACAACAACCTGCAGTGGTTCAAGGTCCCGGCGAAGACCTACTTCGAGCCCAACGCGATCCGCTACCTCGCCGACATGGCCGGCATCGAGCGCGTCACCATCGTCACCGACACGACGATGACCGCCCTCGGCTTCGTCGACAAGGTCCTCGACGTGCTGCGCCGCCGCTCCAACTCGGTGGCCGTGCAGATCATCGACGAGGTCGAGCCCGAGCCGTCGGTCCGCACCGTGCAGAAGGGCGCCGCGAACATGCGGCACTTCAAGCCGGACACGATCATCGCCCTGGGCGGCGGCTCGCCCATGGACGCCGCGAAGGTCATGTGGCTGCTGTACGAGCACCCGGAGATCGTCTTCTCCGACCTCAAGCAGAAGTTCTTCGACGTCCGCAAGCGCGCGTTCAAGTTCCCCGTCCTCGGTGACCTGGCCAAGCTCGTCTGCATCCCGACGACGTCGGGCACGGGCGCCGAGGTCACGCCGTTCGCGGTCATCTCCGACCCCGACGCGGGCAAGAAGTACCCGCTCGCGGACTACGCGCTGACCCCGACCGTCGCGATCATCGACCCGGTCCTGACCTCGAAGATGCCGCGCTCGCTCGCCGCCGACTCGGGCTTCGACGCCCTCACGCACGCCACCGAGGCGTTCGTCGCGGTCTACGCGAACGACTTCACCGACGGCATGGCGCTGCAGGCGATCCGCCTGATCTTCGACAACCTCGCGCAGTCGGTGAACGGCGACCCGGCCGACCCGGCCACGCAGGACGCCCGCGAGAAGATGCACAACGCCGGGACGATCGCCGGCATGGCGTTCGGCAACGCGTTCCTCGGCATCGTGCACGCGATGGCGCACGTCATCGGCTCGACCTACCACCTGGTGCACGGCCGGACGAACGCCACGCTGCTCCCCCACGTGATCCGCTACAACGGCACGGTCCCGACGAAGCTCACCAGCTGGCCCAAGTACGAGAGCTACGTCGCGCCCGAGCGGTTCCAGCAGATCGCCCAGACGCTCGGTCTGCCGGCGGCGACGCCGGAGCAGGGCGTCGAGTCCTACGCCCTTGCCGTCGAGGCGCTGCGCGCGAAGGTCGGCATCCCGTCGTCCTTCCAGGCGCAGGGCGTCGACGAGCAGGAGTTCATGTCCCGTCTCGACGAGGTCGCCATGGGTGCCTACGAGGACCAGTGCGCCCCCGCCAACCCGCGGATGCCGATGATCGACGACATGAAGGACATCATGACTGCGGCCTACTACGGAACGTCGCTGGAGGACGTCCGAGGCCGCAAGAGCGGGCAGGAGGGCTGA